Proteins found in one Moritella sp. Urea-trap-13 genomic segment:
- a CDS encoding glycosyltransferase has translation MINWQWIVFGEDWGRHPSSTQHLMKCMATQHQVYWVNSIGLRRPRLHDGKRILEKLKQLNNAKGNDFNQHDTQLLTDAQPLGILAPVAIPWPGSHIAYVINRLLLTYQTRALLAKHKHKTKDEEIGTKAPRILWLSLPTGRCVISSLEEDLVVYYAGDDFSALNGVDHKQVSVEEMALVKHADVIFAASEIIASQFPQEKTYLLPHGVDLKHFSSNFERPSNYPDADLVVGYYGSITSWLDFELITFLAQSRPDVTFLFIGKIEIADCVIFEYNNIIHLSDMPHEQLIQYAANWQVSLIPFVDNEQIRACNPLKLREYLAIGHPILSTRYPAVTAFTNCIYVADDKYQMLAQLNLTLVLPSQALEQLKSRSRKMVKTATWQARCELVTTLLAARLAEKLTIKSNM, from the coding sequence ATGATAAATTGGCAATGGATTGTATTTGGTGAAGATTGGGGGCGTCACCCAAGTAGCACACAACACTTGATGAAGTGTATGGCAACGCAACATCAAGTCTACTGGGTTAACTCAATTGGACTTAGACGCCCAAGGTTGCATGATGGTAAACGTATTCTTGAGAAGTTGAAACAGCTAAATAATGCCAAAGGTAATGATTTTAATCAGCACGATACTCAGTTGCTGACGGACGCCCAACCTTTGGGTATTCTTGCTCCAGTCGCAATTCCTTGGCCTGGCAGTCATATTGCATATGTGATTAATCGCTTGTTACTGACCTATCAAACGCGCGCATTACTTGCTAAGCATAAGCATAAGACTAAAGACGAAGAGATCGGAACCAAAGCACCAAGAATATTATGGTTATCATTGCCGACGGGTCGCTGCGTTATTAGTTCATTAGAAGAAGATTTGGTAGTCTATTATGCCGGAGATGATTTTAGTGCATTAAATGGTGTTGATCATAAGCAAGTGAGTGTTGAAGAAATGGCTCTCGTTAAACATGCTGACGTTATCTTTGCGGCAAGTGAAATAATTGCGAGTCAATTCCCACAAGAGAAAACCTATTTACTCCCCCATGGTGTCGATTTAAAGCACTTCTCCAGCAATTTTGAACGTCCTAGTAATTACCCTGATGCAGATTTGGTCGTTGGTTATTATGGCAGTATCACCAGTTGGCTCGATTTTGAGTTAATCACGTTTCTTGCGCAATCTAGACCTGATGTAACGTTTTTATTTATCGGTAAAATTGAGATTGCGGATTGTGTAATTTTTGAATATAACAACATTATTCATTTGTCTGATATGCCCCACGAGCAGTTGATTCAATACGCAGCTAACTGGCAAGTATCACTTATTCCATTTGTTGATAATGAGCAAATACGTGCATGTAATCCATTAAAATTGAGAGAGTACCTCGCCATCGGACATCCTATTTTAAGTACCCGTTATCCTGCCGTTACAGCGTTTACAAATTGCATCTATGTTGCTGATGATAAATATCAGATGTTAGCCCAATTAAATCTAACGCTGGTATTGCCAAGTCAGGCGTTAGAGCAACTAAAGAGTCGCTCTCGAAAAATGGTTAAAACTGCAACTTGGCAAGCTCGTTGTGAGCTTGTTACCACGCTACTGGCCGCACGATTAGCCGAAAAATTGACAATTAAAAGCAACATGTAG
- a CDS encoding GNVR domain-containing protein, with protein MGTIIWGNIYRFIEIIWRRRYYLGISVLLGISIALIVSIVTPKRYASHTSILVQESSLLNPFLEDLSVSFNLEDRMVALRVLVHSRHILFTVAEQNALIDKNSDYRARDLIVEKLSAAITLTLSGTDLVIITLNWDDPSQMKSVLNSVSQLFIDSLMAPSRASIISSEQFLLAQLALRRDKLVLSEEKMAAFRRQHIGVLPELFIQNNQTLFSIYSDIRNKDIELSGAYGQLNSLKKKLAQTNPVIGIVEEQIVSIEAKLSLLKASYTRSHSKVQSAELQLNNLKNEQSRLLSKNVELTEAQLNQLWNLASVADNGDGEGKTPSLLLSQLENLQAAQSHVIQLENEIAMLQQQSKRLTSNVAMEADVAKELSALERDLSVNTKLYHDLLNRHEMAKVTGELGRHEEPEKIKVIDRPFTPGYPTNPSLLVYILVGLFAGIGCGIGLTVAAELLDDTLWHISKVSVFGDMNILARLPSIDYEKDS; from the coding sequence ATGGGTACCATTATTTGGGGCAATATTTATAGGTTTATCGAAATAATATGGCGCCGACGTTATTACCTCGGGATCTCTGTTCTATTGGGTATTTCTATTGCGTTAATTGTTAGCATTGTGACACCGAAACGATATGCCTCACATACCTCTATTTTGGTTCAGGAAAGTTCACTGCTTAATCCATTTTTAGAAGATTTATCAGTGTCTTTTAATCTTGAAGACCGCATGGTCGCGTTACGAGTATTGGTGCATAGCCGGCATATTCTATTTACCGTCGCAGAACAAAATGCACTCATAGATAAAAACAGTGATTATCGCGCAAGGGATTTGATTGTTGAAAAACTGTCAGCTGCGATTACATTAACCTTATCTGGTACGGACTTGGTTATTATAACGTTGAATTGGGATGATCCAAGTCAAATGAAGTCAGTTCTAAATTCTGTTAGTCAATTGTTCATTGATAGTTTAATGGCACCAAGTCGGGCTTCAATCATTTCATCTGAGCAGTTTCTCCTTGCTCAACTAGCGTTAAGACGTGATAAATTAGTGCTCTCAGAAGAAAAAATGGCCGCCTTCCGTCGTCAACATATTGGTGTTTTACCTGAGTTATTTATTCAGAACAACCAGACATTATTTTCTATTTATAGTGATATTAGAAACAAAGATATTGAACTTTCAGGCGCCTACGGCCAGTTAAATAGTTTGAAAAAAAAATTAGCGCAAACTAATCCCGTTATCGGTATTGTCGAAGAGCAAATAGTATCAATAGAAGCAAAGCTGTCATTATTAAAAGCCAGTTATACCCGCAGCCACTCTAAAGTGCAATCCGCAGAATTACAGCTAAATAATCTAAAAAACGAACAAAGTAGATTACTGAGTAAGAATGTTGAATTAACTGAGGCACAGTTAAACCAATTATGGAATCTGGCTTCTGTTGCTGATAATGGTGATGGTGAGGGCAAAACCCCATCGCTACTATTGTCCCAGTTAGAAAATCTGCAAGCAGCACAATCACACGTTATTCAATTGGAAAATGAAATTGCAATGTTACAGCAGCAATCTAAGCGTTTAACCTCGAACGTTGCCATGGAGGCTGATGTTGCTAAAGAACTTAGTGCGCTAGAGCGTGATTTGAGCGTGAATACTAAGTTGTATCACGATCTGCTAAACCGCCATGAAATGGCTAAAGTGACGGGTGAGTTAGGTCGACATGAAGAACCTGAAAAAATCAAAGTTATCGATAGGCCTTTCACACCTGGTTATCCCACCAATCCATCTTTATTGGTATATATCCTTGTTGGCCTGTTTGCTGGTATTGGCTGTGGTATCGGTTTGACGGTGGCGGCTGAATTATTAGACGATACCCTGTGGCACATCAGTAAAGTCAGTGTGTTTGGAGATATGAATATTCTGGCTCGATTACCTTCCATTGATTATGAAAAGGACAGCTAA